In a genomic window of Vigna angularis cultivar LongXiaoDou No.4 chromosome 6, ASM1680809v1, whole genome shotgun sequence:
- the LOC108341488 gene encoding uncharacterized protein LOC108341488 — translation MDRYQKTVRRVKGLSPKLALQYVMPALKPGPFKDSVCRRAPKTMKELRERATDEIRVEEMKQSYKKEGQEVKGEKTDGRRLNGRTGKPGEFKQREPRGPQFQQYTPLNAPREKIFQEALSAELIMPPKKRPTLPGADDNKHCLYHKNMGHTTEECVTLKDKIEEPLRAGRLKKYVKADRPEPPQQQPRSPRRTTPWRLERREGSRHDRADHSRAKRRRSRSRSRTQDRPLRGHINMISGGFAGGGSTSSARKRHIQAL, via the coding sequence ATGGATCGCTATCAGAAGACCGTACGGCGGGTGAAAGGTTTAAGCCCGAAACTTGCCCTACAGTACGTTATGCCTGCCCTCAAGCCCGGACCTTTCAAGGATAGTGTTTGTCGGCGAGCTCCTAAGACCATGAAGGAACTGAGAGAGAGGGCGACCGATGAAATAAGGGTAGAAGAGATGAAGCAGTCATATAAGAAAGAAGGCCAGGAAGTCAAGGGAGAGAAGACTGACGGAAGGAGGTTGAACGGTAGAACCGGCAAGCCGGGGGAGTTCAAGCAGAGAGAACCCAGGGGACCGCAATTCCAACAGTACACCCCGCTGAACGCCCCACGGGAAAAGATATTTCAAGAGGCGTTGAGCGCCGAGTTAATCATGCCGCCAAAGAAACGACCCACGCTGCCAGGGGCAGACGACAACAAACATTGTTTATACCACAAGAACATGGGTCACACCACGGAGGAGTGTGTGACCCTGAAGGATAAGATCGAAGAGCCACTACGAGCGGGACGGTTGAAGAAATACGTGAAGGCTGACCGTCCCGAGCCACCACAACAGCAACCACGAAGTCCCCGACGGACGACTCCATGGAGATTGGAGAGACGTGAAGGATCGAGACATGACCGAGCAGACCATTCTCGGGCCAAAAGGCGACGAAGCAGAAGCCGAAGCAGGACCCAGGACCGTCCCCTACGAGGACATATCAACATGATTTCTGGAGGATTCGCGGGGGGTGGGTCCACTTCATCCGCCCGAAAGCGTCACATACAGGCCTTGTGA
- the LOC108341784 gene encoding omega-3 fatty acid desaturase, endoplasmic reticulum produces MVQAQTLQHFGNGAREGDQTYFDPGAPPPFKIADIRAAIPKHCWEKSTLRSLSYVLRDVSMVTALAAAAIAFNSWFFWPLYWPAQGTMFWALFVLGHDCGHGSFSNSSKLNSFVGHILHSLILVPYNGWRISHRTHHQNHGHVENDESWVPLTEKVYKNLDNMTRMLRYSFPFPIFAYPFYLWNRSPGKEGSHFNPYSNLFSSGERKGVVTSTLCWGIVLSLLLYLSLTIGPIFMLKLYGVPYLIFVMWLDFVTYLHHHGYTHKLPWYRGQEWSYLRGGLTTVDRDYGWINNVHHDIGTHVIHHLFPQIPHYHLVEATKSAKSVLGKYYREPQKSGPLPFHLLKYLLQSISQDHFVSDTGDIVYYQTDPKLHQDSWTKSK; encoded by the exons ATGGTTCAAGCTCAAACTCTGCAGCATTTTGGTAATGGGGCAAGGGAAGGAGATCAAACTTATTTTGATCCAGGTGCTCCACCACCCTTTAAGATTGCAGATATCAGAGCAGCAATTCCCAAGCATTGCTGGGAGAAAAGCACACTGAGATCTCTCAGTTATGTTCTCAGGGATGTCTCAATGGTCACAGCATTGGCGGCTGCAGCAATTGCCTTCAATagctggttcttctggccactCTATTGGCCTGCACAAGGCACAATGTTTTGGGCCCTGTTTGTTCTTGGACATGATTG CGGGCATGGAAGTTTTTCAAACAGTTCCAAGTTGAATAGCTTTGTGGGCCACATCTTGCACTCCTTGATCCTTGTACCATACAATGGATG GAGAATCAGCCACAGGACTCACCACCAAAACCACGGCCATGTTGAGAACGATGAATCCTGGGTTCCG TTAACGGAGAAAGTTTACAAGAATCTAGACAACATGACAAGAATGCTGAGAtactcttttccttttccaatcttTGCATATCCCTTTTATTTG TGGAACAGAAGCCCAGGGAAAGAAGGTTCTCATTTCAACCCTTACAGCAACTTGTTCTCCTCTGGTGAGAGAAAAGGCGTGGTAACTTCGACCCTGTGTTGGGGCATCGTGCTTTCTCTGCTTCTCTATCTTTCCCTAACAATAGGTCCAATTTTCATGCTCAAGCTCTATGGGGTACCCTATTTG ATCTTCGTCATGTGGCTGGATTTCGTCACCTACTTGCACCATCATGGTTACACGCATAAACTACCTTGGTACCGGGGCCAG GAATGGAGCTATCTAAGGGGTGGTCTTACAACAGTAGATCGTGACTATGGTTGGATTAACAACGTTCACCATGACATTGGCACTCATGTTATCCATCACCTTTTCCCTCAAATTCCACATTACCATTTGGTGGAAGCG ACTAAATCAGCAAAATCAGTGCTTGGAAAGTATTATCGTGAGCCTCAGAAATCTGGGCCATTGCCATTTCATCTATTGAAGTACTTGCTACAAAGCATAAGTCAGGATCACTTCGTTAGCGACACTGGGGACATTGTGTACTATCAGACTGATCCCAAGCTCCACCAAGATTCTTGGACCAAGTCCAAGTAA
- the LOC108343130 gene encoding protein SMAX1-LIKE 7: protein MPTPVSTARQCLTDEAARALDDAVTVARRRSHAQTTSLHAVSALLSLPSAALRDACARCRSCSYSPRLQFRALELSVGVSLDRLPTIKTAGSTGADGGAGYEGPPVSNSLMAAIKRSQANQRRHPDSFHLMQMMQQQQHQTSLLKVELKHFILSILDDPIVSRVFGEAGFRSYDIKLALLQPPPPSRIFSRLTPPVFLCNLEPVQKTGSRLDENCRRIVEVVTRKSKRNPLLMGVYAKSALKSFIECVEARKGGILPCELNGLSVVSVEKEIGEFLREGGNGGKIFEEVGRLVEQCSGAGVVVCFGEIELFVGGNEGVAFVVSQLTRLLGVHVGKVWLVGVAGTSEAYSKFLRLFPTVDKDWDLHLLTMTSATPFMEGLYPKSSLMGSFVPFGGFFSTTSELKNPVSCTNASSLTRCDTCNEKCEQEVADILNVGPATSASGYSTSLPWLQKVNVETDMAKTNEENTSLNGKIFGLQRKWGDICQRLHQNRSLPEFDISKTRFQVPSLEGFQFGPGSSSKGPPHSEIQYSQSAFPFKQILPVSVPPFDTVTITDEADHMAKVSKSDMHSTWVSPSPKANLSLLDHTPSSSLTPVTTDLGLGTIYKSATHEPDTPKLSDHKKHLHNLPDSLSSDFNPMNECTSHQIARSSSCSGPNLEGHFETVDFKSLYHLLTEKVGWQDEAIYAINQTVSRCRSGAGKRSSGSHVRADTWLAFLGPDRVGKRKLASALAEILFGNKQSLIAVDLSSQDKCYQSNSVFEFQDSYCHDVLMRKTVVDYIAWELSKRPHSVVFLDNVDQADFLVQNSLFQAIRTGKFSYSHGREISINNAIFIVASGVFKKGIGSLNMEEDPKMFPEERILEAKRCQMQLSLGHSSQDAKRSGCTNVKVAQRKGTSKTTILNKRKLVESGDSEERASCKTLKQVMESSRSYLDLNIPLEEVEVDNNCSDYESESYIVEKNPGAWLNDLCDQVDERVVFKPFNFDSLAEEVIKSIDIQFQKTFGSEFVLEIEYEVMTQILGAAWLSDKKKALEDWVEHVLGRSFGEAQHKYHFAAEYVVKLVNCERFFLEDQSPGVCLPARINLN from the exons ATGCCGACGCCGGTAAGCACCGCGAGGCAGTGTCTCACGGACGAGGCGGCGCGTGCGCTCGACGACGCCGTCACGGTTGCCCGCCGTCGAAGCCACGCCCAGACCACCTCCCTCCACGCCGTCTCCGCGCTTCTCTCACTCCCATCCGCGGCGCTTCGCGACGCCTGCGCTCGCTGCCGGAGCTGCTCCTACTCCCCCCGCCTCCAGTTCCGCGCCCTCGAGCTATCTGTCGGCGTCTCCCTCGACCGCCTTCCCACAATCAAAACTGCTGGCTCCACCGGGGCGGACGGCGGGGCTGGCTACGAGGGTCCCCCTGTTTCGAACTCCCTCATGGCCGCCATAAAGCGCTCACAGGCGAACCAGCGGCGCCACCCGGATAGCTTCCACCTTATGCAGATgatgcagcagcagcagcatcaGACGTCGTTGCTGAAAGTCGAACTCAAACACTTCATTCTTTCTATTCTCGACGACCCTATCGTGAGTCGCGTCTTCGGCGAAGCTGGTTTCAGAAGCTACGACATCAAGCTCGCGCTTCTTCAACCACCTCCACCTTCAAGGATCTTCTCGCGGTTGACCCCTCCGGTTTTCCTCTGCAACCTCGAACCGGTTCAGAAGACCGGTTCTCGGCTGGACGAGAATTGCCGCAGAATCGTGGAGGTGGTGACGAGGAAGAGCAAAAGGAATCCTCTTTTGATGGGGGTGTACGCGAAAAGCGCTCTGAAGAGCTTCATCGAATGCGTGGAAGCTCGTAAAGGTGGGATATTGCCCTGTGAGCTGAATGGGTTGAGTGTGGTTTCGGTGGAGAAGGAGATTGGGGAGTTCTTGAGGGAAGGTGGGAATGGAGGGAAGATTTTCGAGGAAGTGGGTCGTTTGGTGGAGCAGTGTTCTGGTGCTGGGGTTGTGGTGTGTTTTGGGGAGATTGAGCTTTTTGTCGGGGGGAATGAGGGTGTTGCGTTTGTGGTTTCGCAGTTGACGAGGTTGTTGGGTGTTCATGTTGGGAAGGTGTGGTTGGTGGGCGTGGCGGGAACCTCGGAGGCCTATTCTAAGTTCCTGAGGTTGTTCCCTACAGTGGACAAAGATTGGGATCTGCATCTCCTGACCATGACCTCTGCCACCCCTTTCATGGAAGGACTCTACCCCAAGTCCAG CTTGATGGGGTCCTTTGTGCCATTTGGCGGGTTCTTTTCTACAACTTCTGAGTTGAAAAATCCCGTTAGCTGTACGAATGCATCATCTTTAACACGGTGTGACACATGCAATGAAAAGTGTGAACAAGAAGTTGCTGATATTTTGAATGTAGGTCCTGCAACTTCAGCATCTGGTTACTCAACTAGCTTGCCTTGGTTACAAAAGGTTAATGTGGAGACAGATATGGCAAAG ACTAATGAAGAAAACACCAGTCTGAATGGGAAGATCTTCGGATTGCAGAGGAAATGGGGTGATATTTGCCAACGTCTTCATCAAAACCGATCATTACCTGAATTTGATATTTCTAAAACAAGGTTCCAAGTTCCTTCCCTTGAGGGTTTTCAATTTGGTCCAGGAAGTAGTAGCAAAGGTCCACCCCATAGCGAAATCCAATATTCTCAAAGTGCATTTCCATTTAAACAGATATTACCAGTTTCAGTACCACCTTTTGACACTGTTACCATCACTGATGAAGCAGATCACATGGCAAAAGTTTCTAAGAGTGATATGCACAGTACTTGGGTTTCTCCTTCCCCTAAGGCCAATTTGAGCCTACTTGATCACACACCATCTTCATCCTTGACTCCAGTGACCACTGATTTGGGATTGGGAACGATATATAAATCAGCCACTCATGAGCCAGACACCCCAAAACTAAGTGATCACAAGAAGCATCTTCACAACCTGCCAGATTCCCTTTCAAGTGATTTTAATCCTATGAATGAGTGTACTTCACACCAAATTGCTAGATCTTCTTCATGCTCCGGGCCAAATCTAGAAGGGCATTTTGAAACAGTAGATTTCAAGTCACTGTACCATCTTCTCACTGAAAAGGTTGGGTGGCAGGATGAGGCCATATATGCTATCAATCAGACTGTGTCACGGTGTAGATCTGGTGCTGGAAAGCGTAGTAGTGGCTCACATGTTAGAGCAGACACATGGCTTGCATTCCTTGGACCTGATAGAGTTGGGAAAAGAAAACTTGCTTCAGCACTGGCTGAGATTTTATTTGGAAACAAACAAAGCCTAATTGCTGTGGATTTGAGCTCTCAAGACAAGTGTTACCAATCAAACTCAGTTTTTGAATTCCAAGATTCATATTGTCATGATGTGCTTATGAGGAAGACAGTTGTGGACTATATTGCTTGGGAATTGAGTAAAAGGCCACACTCAGTTGTTTTTCTTGATAATGTAGATCAAGCAGATTTTCTTGTGCAGAATAGTTTGTTCCAAGCAATAAGAACAGGTAAATTCTCGTACTCGCATGGTAGGGAAATCAGCATCAACAATGCAATATTTATTGTAGCCTCTGGTGTGTTTAAAAAAGGCATTGGCTCTTTGAATATGGAGGAGGATCCTAAGATGTTCCCAGAGGAAAGAATCCTAGAAGCTAAAAGATGTCAAATGCAATTATCACTTGGACATTCTTCCCAGGATGCCAAAAGAAGTGGTTGCACTAATGTGAAGGTTGCTCAAAGAAAAGGGACCTCCAAAACAACAATCCTGAATAAAAGAAAGCTAGTAGAAAGTGGTGATTCTGAAGAGAGAGCATCATGCAAGACACTGAAGCAGGTGATGGAGTCATCAAGGTCCTATCTGGATCTTAACATACCTCTGGAGGAGGTTGAAGTGGACAACAATTGCAGTGATTATGAAAGTGAGTCCTACATAGTTGAAAAAAACCCTGGAGCCTGGTTAAATGACTTGTGTGATCAAGTTGATGAAAGAGTTGTTTTTAAGCCATTCAATTTTGATTCTCTTGCTGAGGAAGTAATAAAAAGCATTGACATACAATTTCAAAAGACGTTTGGGTCAGAATTTGTGCTGGAAATTGAGTATGAGGTGATGACACAGATTCTTGGAGCTGCATGGTTATCTGACAAGAAAAAAGCATTGGAAGATTGGGTTGAACATGTTCTTGGCAGAAGCTTTGGTGAAGCTCAACACAAGTACCACTTTGCAGCAGAATATGTGGTGAAACTGGTTAACTGCGAAAGATTTTTTTTGGAAGATCAATCTCCTGGAGTATGCCTTCCAGCTAGAATTAACTTGAACTGA